The genomic segment GCTCGGCGTGGAGGCCGACATCTCGTTTCCGAGCTATCTGCCGCAGAATGCGGTGCTGTCGGAGTTCGACAACGGTACCGCCAATACGCTGCAGCACCTCGACTATTACGGCACGGTCCGCGCCCGGCTCGGCGTCATTGCCGGCCGTTGGCTCGGCTACGTCACCGGTGGCCTCGCCTTCGAGCACGAGCGCTACCTCACCGATCCCGATGTCGGCCGTGTGATGAATGCTCGGATCGGCTGGGCCGCAGGTGCGGGCGTAGAATACGGCTTCACGCCGAACTGGAGCGCGCGGATCGAATATCTCTACAGCCAATACCAGAATGCGACCGTCGATCTGCCGACCGGGGCGAGCTACGCCACGTCGCTGAATCTGCAGACCGTCCGGGTCGGCGTGAACCGCAAGATCGACTGGTTCGGCACCGGCGGCACAGACGCCTTCCCGTCGCTCGCGGCGGTCGCCGATCCGCAGTCCGACCGCTGGGAGATCCACGGCCAGACCACTTTCATCGGGCAGGGCTACCCGTCGTTCCGGGCGCCGTATAGCGGCACCAATAGTCTGTTTCCCGGCGCGCAGTTCAAGAACACCTGGAGCACCAGCCTGTTCGCCAACGTCCGGCTGTGGGACGGCGGCGAACTCTATTTCAACCCTGAATTCCTGCAGGGCTACGGGCTCAGCGACACGGTGGGGGCCGGCGGCTTCCCGAACGGCGAAGCGCAGAAATCCGGCTTCGCCTACCCGCATTTCAGCCCGTCACGGTTCTATCTGCGCCAGACCTTCGGGCTCGGCGGCGAGCAGGAACAGCTCGCGTCGAGCGGTTCGCAGCTCTCCGGCAAGGCCGACATCTCGCGGCTGACGCTGCAGGTCGGCCGCTTCAGCGTCATCGACGTGTTCGACGGCAACTCTTACGCGCACGATCCGCGCCGCGATTTCATGAACTGGTCGATCTGGGCGTCGGGCGCGTTCGACTACGCGGCCGACAAGCTCGGCCTCGGCTATGGCGCCACCGCCGAACTCAACCAGAAACAATGGGCGATCCGCGCCGGCTACTTCCTGGTCGATGCTGAATCCAACTCGAACAATTACGACATGAAGCTGCTCAGGCGCGGTGAATACGTCGCCGAGCTCGAGACCCGCTATTCGCTGTTCGGCCTTCCCGGCAAGCTGCGCACGCTGGGCTTCATCAACAGCACCTATTCGGGGAGCTATCGCGAGACGCTCAACGATCCGTCGCTGAACCTCGACATCACCCAGACCCGCCGCGGCCGGATCAAATACGGCTATGCGTTGAATCTGGAGCAGGCGGTCACCGACGACATCGGCGTGTTCGGACGCTGGAGCTGGAACGACGGCAAGAACGAGATCATGGCGTTCACCGATATCGACAGCAGCCTGTCGGGCGGTGTGTCGATCCGCGGCCAGCGCTGGGGCAGGCCGGACGACGTGATCGGCATTGCCGGCGCGCTCAACGGCTTGTCGCGCGATCATCGCGATTTCCTCGCCGCCGGCGGCCTCGGCCCGCTGATCGGCGACGGCGCTCTCAACTATCGCCGCGAGCGTGTGTTCGAGAGTTACTACGCGCTGGCGCTCAATTCGTCGTGGACCGCGACCGCCGACTACCAGCTGATCGCCAACCCCGCCTACAACGCCGACCGCGGCCCGGTCTCGGTGTTCTCTGGCCGGGTGCACGGGGAGTTCTGACGCGTCCCCATTTGCGCTGCGATGACGAGATTAAACGAGTGGCACAAAGCTCTCCGCTTGGGCCATCTCCCAGGCCTGCTTGAAGCGGGGATCGTCGGTTCCTTCCAACAGTTCTCCCGGGCGTAGCGCTGGGTAGAGCTGCGCCAGAGAAACGACATCCGATGGCGAAGTGCGCTGCGAGAAGTGATACGGGCGGATGTCGCGTGGATGGTCGAGCCCGGCGGCGGCCACCAGCTCGGCGAGTGCCTGGAGTGTCGCGCGGTGATAGTTGTAAACCCGCTCCAGCTTGTGCGGCACCACCAGCGCGCGGTAGCGCGACGGCTCCTGTGTGGTCACGCCGGTCGGGCAACGGTCGGTGTGGCAGCTCAGCGACTGTATGCAGCCGAGCGCGAACATGAAGCCGCGCGCCGAGTTGCACCAGTCGGCGCCGAGCGCCATGGCGCGGGCGACATCGAAGCCGGTGGCGATCTTGCCGGCGGCGCCGAGCTTGATGCGGTCGCGGGCGCCGATCCCGATCAGCGCGTTGTGTACGAAGCTGATGCCGTCGCGCATCGGCATGCCGAGGTGGTCCATGAACTCGAGCGGCGCGGCGCCGGTGCCGCCTTCCTTGCCGTCGACCACGATGAAATCCGGATAGATCCCGGTGACGAGCATCGCCTTGCAGATCGCCAGAAATTCCCAGGGATGGCCGACGCAGAGCTTGAAGCCGGTTGGCTTGCCGCCGGCGAGGCGGCGCATCTCGGCGATGAACCGCATCATCTCGATCGGTGTCGAGAACGCCTTGTGATACGGCGGCGAGACACAGTCTTCGTCCATGCCGACGCCGCGGATCTGCGCGATCTCTTCTGAGATCTTGGCCATTGGGAGCACGCCGCCATGGCCCGGCTTGGCGCCCTGGCTGACCTTCAGCTCGACCATCTTGATCTGGTCGTCCGCCGCGACGCGGGCGAACGCCTCGGGATCGAACCTTCCGTCGCGGGTACGGCAGCCGAAGTAACCGGAGCCGATCTCCCAGATCAGGTCGCCGCCGTGCTCGCGGTGATACGGGCTAACGCCGCCTTCGCCGGTGTCGTGCGCGAAGCCGCCTTTCTTGGCGCCGGCATTGAGCGCACGGATCGCGTTCGGGCTCAGCGCGCCGTAGCTCATCGCCGAGATGTTGAACACCGATGCTGAATACGGTTTGGCGCAATCCGGCCCGCCGATTGTGATCCGGAACGGTTCATCGGCGTGCGGCCGCGGCGCCACCGAATGGTGCATCCACTCGTAGCCATCGCCATAGACATCCTTCTGGGTCCCGAATGGACGCTTATCGAGTTCCATCTTGGCGCGCTGATAGATCAGCGCGCGGGTGTCGCGGCTGAACGGCTTGCCGTCCTTCTCGCTTTCGAAGAAGTACTGCCGCATCTCCGGGCGCATCTCTTCGAGCAGGAAGCGCAGATGCGCCGCGATCGGATAGTTGCGCAGCACCGCGTGACTGGTTTGCAAGAGGTCGTGAATACCAAGCAGCGTCAGCGCGCCGAACACCAGCAGCGGCACCAGCACCACGCCGAACATCGGCGTGTCCACATCAAATGCCGCGAGTGTGGCGAGGAGCGTGGTGAGTACGGCGCTGATAGTGAGAACGATGTAGCGCGGCGAGAGCGGAAGCAGCAGCGTTTCCATGAAATCCCCGCAGGACCGGCAGGACAGACATCCGATCAACCGTCGCAGCGGGGAGCCCCGTGCGTCTGAGTGCGGCGACCGGGCCGCGGTATAGCACGGCGCGCCGGCCTCGATAACCTCGGAGCTTCCGCGATCATCCGGTCACGCCGCGGTCGCAATCCCGTGACGATGGCTGGCGCCCGGAGTGTCTGGCGATGCGGTTCGGCTTGACATTTCGCCGCTGCAAAGCGATCCCACCGCGCGCCGGCTGGCAGCCGCCCCCGCGCCGGTCACTGCCTGTTGACGAGACCCCCGATGCAATATGCCGACCGCGTGATCGTCCGGATCGTCAAAGACTATTGTGACGCGAGCGGCGTCGACGTCACGCTCGGGCTCGACGGCTGGCTGATCGTGCTGAGTAAGGGGGGCGCCCGGCATTTTATCTATGGTTACGATTTCGGTCTGAACAGCTCGGTCACGCATCGCCTCGCCAATGACAAAGCGGCGACCGCCGACATCCTCGGTGCGGCCGGCATTGCCTGCGTGCCGCACCGGCTGTTCATGAATCACGAACACTTCAAGTACGTGCCAAGCAGCGGCCACTGGTCGGCGATGCTGGAGATGCTGCGCGCGCACCCGGCCGGGCTGGTGCTCAAGCCGAACGAGGGCACCTGCGGTCATCTGGTGTTCAAGGCGACGACGGAGCTCGAGCTCGAACAGGCCG from the Rhodopseudomonas palustris genome contains:
- a CDS encoding carbohydrate porin produces the protein MIVRRRPARPTSARRDFGSRELSTPHNRISLRPSASALIAGAATAAALLLPQGAAAGGIGKQRPDPAYDWSGFYVGAHAGYVRGHAGATLQDATSVAQNSNGAGGITAGAQAGYNFVTGSNLLLGVEADISFPSYLPQNAVLSEFDNGTANTLQHLDYYGTVRARLGVIAGRWLGYVTGGLAFEHERYLTDPDVGRVMNARIGWAAGAGVEYGFTPNWSARIEYLYSQYQNATVDLPTGASYATSLNLQTVRVGVNRKIDWFGTGGTDAFPSLAAVADPQSDRWEIHGQTTFIGQGYPSFRAPYSGTNSLFPGAQFKNTWSTSLFANVRLWDGGELYFNPEFLQGYGLSDTVGAGGFPNGEAQKSGFAYPHFSPSRFYLRQTFGLGGEQEQLASSGSQLSGKADISRLTLQVGRFSVIDVFDGNSYAHDPRRDFMNWSIWASGAFDYAADKLGLGYGATAELNQKQWAIRAGYFLVDAESNSNNYDMKLLRRGEYVAELETRYSLFGLPGKLRTLGFINSTYSGSYRETLNDPSLNLDITQTRRGRIKYGYALNLEQAVTDDIGVFGRWSWNDGKNEIMAFTDIDSSLSGGVSIRGQRWGRPDDVIGIAGALNGLSRDHRDFLAAGGLGPLIGDGALNYRRERVFESYYALALNSSWTATADYQLIANPAYNADRGPVSVFSGRVHGEF
- a CDS encoding FMN-binding glutamate synthase family protein — its product is METLLLPLSPRYIVLTISAVLTTLLATLAAFDVDTPMFGVVLVPLLVFGALTLLGIHDLLQTSHAVLRNYPIAAHLRFLLEEMRPEMRQYFFESEKDGKPFSRDTRALIYQRAKMELDKRPFGTQKDVYGDGYEWMHHSVAPRPHADEPFRITIGGPDCAKPYSASVFNISAMSYGALSPNAIRALNAGAKKGGFAHDTGEGGVSPYHREHGGDLIWEIGSGYFGCRTRDGRFDPEAFARVAADDQIKMVELKVSQGAKPGHGGVLPMAKISEEIAQIRGVGMDEDCVSPPYHKAFSTPIEMMRFIAEMRRLAGGKPTGFKLCVGHPWEFLAICKAMLVTGIYPDFIVVDGKEGGTGAAPLEFMDHLGMPMRDGISFVHNALIGIGARDRIKLGAAGKIATGFDVARAMALGADWCNSARGFMFALGCIQSLSCHTDRCPTGVTTQEPSRYRALVVPHKLERVYNYHRATLQALAELVAAAGLDHPRDIRPYHFSQRTSPSDVVSLAQLYPALRPGELLEGTDDPRFKQAWEMAQAESFVPLV